The Amblyomma americanum isolate KBUSLIRL-KWMA chromosome 6, ASM5285725v1, whole genome shotgun sequence genome has a window encoding:
- the LOC144094201 gene encoding uncharacterized protein LOC144094201 has product MEGPNSPPAESPARDKYLCPVCKAEFAFLKSQSRHVRNKHPEAASSSAREKTFACDLCCNAFLHRRELLQHHEQEHGFMARRSTVQFSSIAEFQAWKEKTERKEQAHFIAKRGVTRLSSGATKRYLECHRTEVAVQSGQGKRKPKAVGGVKCNKHCFAGMVVTQDGEKVTVEYQAEHYGHEKSVTHLRLSATEVAAIAQKLGIGVPIRRILADAHSFAEVALDRLHTLTTKDIYNIKYKYQIGNEEQRDPDDCQYADVDPRSKGKHRFGSVVC; this is encoded by the exons ATGGAAGGACCAAATTCACCACCTGCTGAGTCACCAGCGCGAGATAAGTATCTGTGCCCTGTGTGCAAAGCTGAATTTGCTTTTCTAAAATCCCAAAGTAGGCATGTGCGAAATAAGCACCCCGAAGCTGCGAGCTCATCAGCTCGTGAGAAAACTTTCGCATGTGACCTCTGTTGTAATGCTTTTCTCCACCGTCGTGAACTgttgcagcaccacgagcaggAGCATGGCTTTATGGCGAGACGCAGCACGGTTCAGTTCTCTTCCATTGCAG aattTCAAGCCTGGAAGGAAAAAACTGAAAGGAAGGAGCAAGCGCACTTCATCGCAAAAAGAGGGGTGACGCGTTTGTCCTCTGGAGCGACAAAGAGGTACCTAGAGTGCCACCGTACCGAAGTAGCTGTGCAGTCTGGACAAGGTAAACGGAAGCCAAAGGCAGTGGGCGGTGTGAAATGCAACAAACATTGTTTTGCTGGTATGGTTGTCACTCAGGATGGTGAAAAGGTAACCGTTGAGTACCAGGCCGAGCACTATGGCCATGAGAAGAGTGTGACACACCTGCGCTTGTCCGCCACTGAAGTGGCTGCCATAGCACAAAAGCTCGGTATAGGAGTCCCCATTAGAAGGATTCTTGCAGATGCACACTCATTTGCTGAAGTTGCATTGGACAGGCTCCATACTTTGACTACGAAAGATATATATAACATAAAGTACAAGTACCAAATTGGAAATGAGGAGCAAAGAGATCCCGATGACTGTCAGTATGCAGATGTGGATCCACGATCTAAAGGAAAGCACAGATTCGGCTCTGTTGTATGCTGA